A stretch of Aphelocoma coerulescens isolate FSJ_1873_10779 chromosome 1A, UR_Acoe_1.0, whole genome shotgun sequence DNA encodes these proteins:
- the CDHR3 gene encoding cadherin-related family member 3 gives MKDSVVKTMKTMLLFLILLGVVSGRRIQLLKGLPATSTVEENSAAGVLVYSFNVTVSPLASGGVAILPTIVNSNPLTEAFDIESNGGLEYRVVTTGNPVLDYETMPKSFDLQIFVEDTNGRTDLNVLTIQVTDKNEHPVFRGNIAIQTVTIYMLEGIPPGRIYQVDAADPENAKLKYSLLPATLPFLIRESGDIFSTKEFDYEKDPHCYFLNVTVTDPGGLNSTKTVNIYIINTNDERPYFTTKQRIYRIPEEQNLGTIVANITAKDPDDEDSPSRLFYSIQSSDRHFSINPATGVLQVTGRIDRDALPLRLHPNLSLIVRVEDSPSSGHASEMGITIIIDDINDNPPECNPSAFRKEANENTAPGTLLVDLRNYCKDIDVDPSNNQFSFTGLSGFGSNNFALESTVSGRLVMTGTIDLESPANPGVEVYTLTVRVQDTAHPNYSNIIYIYIRIKPVNEFFPVFSNLSYVFSVSEITKAGSSIGRVHAIDKDWPANVITYSIVAGAGSRDYTNIFWISPTKGDVRILAGLDYETTQKHIFTVQASDQEKSTTASVTVNVLEVNDEEPVCSPNFFSLQIPVSLAVGTNINGFRIECQDRDSDPRSFRYFINEGNKNSHFIFSPSAGSNTSRLILASRFDYESGLDTNWIYSLRVHITDDNLVSARDKTTHSIKTGTVTLSIRVIPNPTTVTTTTPGFTVVTKRENLYSPSAWYVPFVITLGSLLLLGLLGYLGLLLLTRLRTRCPPAGRAPLINAPEKKKPKKEVVVTMTKLNTVFDGEAIDPVTGRMYEFNTQSGARRWKKSSEPLQPMLAMQVTSSATDNSGQGTERPEAPRKKEPSEKRKELTAATKLAAKPSPRQSETPGQAGLRLQKQKEESEDRGLSSPAP, from the exons ATGAAGGACAGTGTCGTAAAGACAATGAAGACCATGCTCCTTTTCCTAATTTTGCTAGGAGTAGTATCTG GAAGAAGAATCCAGTTGCTTAAGGGCTTACCTGCAACAAGCACTGTTGAAGAAAATTCAGCAGCTGGTGTTTTGGTCTATAGCTTTAATGTAACTGTTTCTCCATTGGCTTCTGGAGGTGTTGCAATTCTTCCTACCATAGTAAATTCAAATCCACTTACAGAAGCTTTTGACATTGAATCAAACGGAGGTCTTGAATACAGG GTTGTTACCACTGGAAACCCTGTCCTAGATTATGAAACAATGCCAAAGAGCTTTGATTTGCAGATTTTTGTTGAAGATACAAATGGAAGGACTGACCTTAACGTATTGACTATTCAAGTAACAGATAAAAATGAACATCCTGTATTTCGAGGAAATATCGCAATTCAAA CTGTGACTATCTATATGTTGGAAGGGATACCTCCAGGACGCATTTACCAAGTTGATGCAGCTGATCCTGAAAATGCGAAACTCAAA TATTCACTGCTCCCTGCAACACTACCATTCTTGATCAGGGAAAGTGGAGACATTTTTTCCACAAAAGAATTTGATTATGAGAAAGATCCACATTG TTACTTTTTAAATGTAACAGTGACAGATCCAGGTGGACTCAACTCAACTAAAACagtgaatatatatataattaatacCAATGATGAAAGGCCTTACTTTACCAC AAAACAAAGAATCTACAGGATTCCAGAGGAGCAAAACCTGGGCACCATTGTTGCTAATATAACAGCTAAAGATCCTGATGATGAAGACTCTCCCAGCAGACTTTTCTACAGCATCCAGTCATCTGACAGACATTTCTCCATAAATCCAG CAACTGGAGTGCTGCAGGTGACTGGGAGAATTGACCGGGATGCGCTTCCGCTGCGGCTCCATCCTAACCTCTCGCTGATAGTCCGGGTGGAGGACAGCCCCAGCAGTGGCCATGCCAGTGAAATGGGGATCACAATCATCATTGACGATATCAATGACAACCCACCAGAATGCAATCCTTCTGCCTTCAG gAAAGAAGCAAATGAAAATACGGCTCCTGGGACACTTCTTGTTGATCTTAGAAACTACTGTAAAGATATTGATGTTGATCCATCAAACAACCAATTTAGTTTCACTGGATTATCTGGTTTTggaagcaataactttgctctggaGTCCACTGTGTCTGGAAGACTTGTG ATGACTGGAACAATTGATTTAGAAAGTCCAGCTAATCCAGGAGTTGAAGTTTATACTTTGACTGTCAGGGTGCAAGATACTGCCCATCCTAACTACTCAA ATATCATCTACATTTACATCAGGATAAAGCCAGTGAATGAATTTTTTCCAGTCTTCAGTAATTTATCTTATGTATTTAGTGTTTCAGAGATTACTAAAG CTGGATCTAGCATTGGAAGAGTGCATGCCATAGACAAGGACTGGCCAGCCAATGTCATCACTTACTCCATTGTggctggagcaggcagcagggaTTACACAAATATCTTCTGGATCAGCCCAACGAAAGGAGATGTGAGGATTTTAGCTGGATTAGACTACGAAACAACTCAGAAACATATCTTCACAGTACAGGCCTCAGACCAAGAGAAGTCTACAACAGCATCA GTAACTGTGAATGTTTTGGAAGTAAATGATGAAGAACCAGTTTGTTCACCCAATTTCTTCTCACTTCAAATCCCAGTCAGCTTAGCTGTTGGGACCAATATTAATGGCTTCAGGATTGAATGTCAAGATCGTGATTCTGATCCCAGGTCTTTCCGTTACTTCATTAATGAAG GCAATAAGAACAGTCATTTCATCTTTTCACCAAGTGCTGGCTCCAACACATCTCGTCTGATTCTCGCATCAAGGTTTGACTATGAGAGTGGACTTGATACAAACTGGATTTACAGTCTGCGCGTCCACATAACAGACGACAATTTAGTATCTGCCAGGGACAAAACTACACACTCAATTAAAACTGGAACAGTGACTTTAAGCATCAGAGTTATCCCAAACCCAACTACTGTCACTACCACTACA CCTGGCTTCACTGTTgtgacaaaaagggaaaacctcTACTCTCCGTCGGCGTGGTACGTGCCATTCGTCATCACCCTCGGCAGTTTGCTGCTCCTCGGGCTGCTGGGCTACCTGGGGCTCCTGCTGCTGACGCGGCTCCGcacccgctgccctccggcagGGAGAGCACCTCT GATAAACGCTCCAG AAAAGAAGAAGCCTAAGAAAGAAGTGGTTGTG ACAATGACAAAGCTAAACACTGTCTTTGATGGAGAAGCCATAGACCCAG TTACTGGCAGAATGTACGAGTTCAATACACAGTCGGGGGCCCGGAGGTGGAAGAAGAGCAGTGAGCCCCTTCAGCCAATGCTAGCTATGCAGGTAACATCCAGTGCCACAGACAATAGTGGCCAAGGGACAGAGAGACCAGAGGCACCAAGGAAAAAAGAGCCTtcagagaagaggaaagagcTGACTGCAGCAACAAAACTGGCTGCCAAGCCCTCACCACGGCAATCAGAAAcaccaggccaggctgggctgagattgcaaaagcagaaagaggagTCTGAGGACAGGGGATTATCTTCACCAGCCCCTTAA